From Leishmania donovani BPK282A1 complete genome, chromosome 34, the proteins below share one genomic window:
- a CDS encoding asparaginyl-tRNA synthetase, putative, with the protein MHAKALARLRMHHAARQRMFSVGMWRALWVVAKLTMAEKEAPGWQSTIQVNLAMITEKPHALASPMMASSVRPAVDEAPSFATTSPPLAPGRGFTELSCSVLVPVSLEPPLPATSLPWRDRGLRTGTCASSSSALVLTAASSLPSSLRQHWSSCTTLSRCPFFSLALPLCLLRHRRTLPPHHHHRSPRLPLHTPCRTIAIQLHSVLLFKASGSKGPRAESERTMENEQQRTAAVAQLKAVVGLDDRGAKDLSSKPERVADVLAFFAQHSIDEASPREQKVMLFNVWTKVKKPEHRDPVTAFILDGKLDSTQKVDAAIRFVNAAGSDVVDTAAMLAECGVGVTVSREDVEKAVAAALVAEDVAALKTKWDKNPNMMLGQMRRVAALRWADVEHVRAALERQVPGLIKDVIVEAKPAAAKKEAAAMPKKEVESCRQNSNFKDVAQGLPRSPIGELPSHKEGACVYVVGWAHRVRHQSRMSFVVLRDGTGFIQCVFDGSTEPFHRESCVAIRGTLRHEPKAKSELQPPMELHVNEYAVVGDSDGTIETVITAESSVDKLYDQRHVVVRGTLASSVLKVRHELLRVFREHFWSHQYYEVTPPTLVQTQVEGGSTLFEVLYYGEKAYLTQSSQLYLESVTASLGNVYCCMPSYRAERSKTKRHLSEFTHLEAEYDVCSFEDLLNHLEGMFCTVIRTVIERVGDLVAMLNPSQLIDPNGNVRDPANYKFTPKRPFRRLRYADAIQFCNENGILNTETGKPFEFGEDITDQPERAMVAKLGEFVFMTHFPASMKSFYMQRDPDDPTLTESVDVLAPGIGEVLGGSMRMYKYDELLDAYKREGLDASTYYWYTDQRRYGGAPHGGFGLGVERLLVWMLNLDSVKDACLYPRYMGRCKP; encoded by the coding sequence ATGCATGCCAAGGCCTTGGCGAGGCTGCGAATGCACCACGCTGCGAGACAGCGGATGTTCTCTGTGGGCATGTGGCGGGCGTTGTGGGTGGTGGCGAAGCTGACGATGGCCGAAAAGGAGGCGCCGGGCTGGCAGTCGACAATACAGGTGAATCTGGCGATGATCACGGAAAAGCCGCATGCGCTTGCTTCCCCGATGATGGCAAGTAGTGTCCGGCCGGCGGTGGACGAGGCGCCCTCTTTTGCAACGACGTCACCGCCTCTTGCACCCGGTCGCGGGTTCACAGAGCTCAGTTGCTCAGTTCTGGTACCCGTCTCTTTAGAGCCACCACTACCGGCGACCTCCTTGCCGTGGCGTGATCGAGGTTTGCGCACGGGCACCTGCGCATCTTCCTCATCAGCGCTAGTTCTGACGGCCGCCTCGTCTCTTCCGTCTTCTCTTCGTCAACACTGGTCCTCTTGCACTACTCTCTCCCGCtgccctttcttctctctggCGTTGCCGCTCTGCCTGCTGCGTCACCGTCGGACCCTGCCCcctcaccatcaccaccgatcaccgcgtctgccgctgcacacgcCCTGCAGAACAATAGCTATTCAGCTACACTCCGTGTTACTCTTTAAGGCATCGGGCTCGAAAGGCCCACGGGCGGAATCAGAACGCACCATGGAgaacgagcagcagcgcaccgctgccgttgcgcagCTCAAAGCTGTTGTTGGCCTTGACGACAGGGGCGCCAAAGACCTGTCCAGCAAGCCGGAACGCGTTGCCGATGTGCTGGCCTTCTTCGCGCAGCACAGCATCGATGAAGCTTCTCCTCGTGAGCAGAAGGTCATGCTGTTCAACGTGTGGACAAAGGTGAAGAAGCCTGAGCACCGCGATCCCGTGACCGCCTTCATCCTTGACGGCAAACTCGACAGCACGCAGAAGGTCGACGCCGCCATCAGGTTTGTAAACGCGGCCGGGAGTGATGTGGTGGACACGGCGGCCATGCTGGCGGAGTGCGGCGTCGGGGTGACGGTGTCGCGGGAGGACGTGGAGAAGGCAGTTGCCGCGGCCCTCGTCGCTGAAGACGTGGCCGCGCTCAAGACGAAGTGGGACAAGAACCCGAACATGATGCTTGGCCAGATGCGCCGTGTGGCGGCCCTGCGCTGGGCCGACGTggagcacgtgcgcgcggcgctggagaggcAGGTTCCGGGGTTGATCAAGGACGTTATCGTGGAGGCGAAGCCGGCAGCCGCGAAGAAGGAAGCCGCTGCTATGCCGAAGAAGGAGGTAGAGTCGTGCCGGCAGAACTCGAACTTCAAGGATGTTGCGCAGGGGCTACCGCGCTCCCCAATTGGCGAGCTGCCGTCGCACAAAGAGGGCGCCTGCGTCTACGTCGTTGGTTGGGCCCACCGCGTGCGCCACCAGTCTCGCATGTCCtttgtggtgctgcgcgatggCACGGGCTTCATCCAGTGCGTCTTTGACGGCTCCACGGAGCCCTTCCACCGCGAATCGTGCGTCGCCATTCGCGGGACCCTGCGTCACGAGCCGAAAGCGAAGTcggagctgcagccgccgatGGAGCTGCACGTGAACGAGTACGCTGTCGTTGGTGACTCCGACGGTACGATTGAGACGGTCATCACGGCTGAGAGCTCCGTTGACAAACTGTACGACCAGCGCCACGTTGTGGTGCGCGGCACGCTGGCGTCGTCTGTGCTAAAGGTCCGGCACGAGCTGTTGCGCGTGTTCCGCGAGCACTTCTGGTCGCACCAGTACTACGAggtgacgccgccgacgctggtGCAGACGCAGGTGGAGGGCGGCTCGACCCTGTTCGAGGTCCTGTACTACGGCGAGAAGGCGTACTTGACGCAGTCGTCGCAGCTTTACCTTGAAAGcgtgacggcgtcgctggGCAACGTGTACTGCTGCATGCCGAGCTACCGCGCGGAGAGGTCCAAGACGAAGCGCCACCTCAGCGAGTTCACGCACCTGGAGGCCGAGTACGACGTGTGCTCCTTTGAAGATCTTTTGAATCACCTGGAGGGCATGTTCTGCACCGTCATCCGCACCGTCATCGAGCGCGTCGGCGACTTGGTTGCCATGCTGAACCCCAGCCAGCTCATCGACCCCAACGGAAACGTGCGCGACCCCGCCAACTACAAGTTCACGCCGAAACGCCCtttccgccgcctccgctacGCTGACGCGATCCAGTTCTGCAACGAGAACGGCATCTTGAACACCGAGACAGGCAAGCCTTTCGAGTTCGGGGAGGACATCACTGATCAGCCGGAACGCGCGATGGTGGCCAAGCTGGGCGAGTTTGTGTTTATGACGCACTTCCCTGCCAGCATGAAGTCTTTTTACATGCAGCGTGACCCTGATGACCCGACGCTGACGGAGTCGGTCGACGTCCTGGCGCCCGGCATTGGCGAGGTGCTTGGTGGCTCGATGCGTATGTACAAGTACGACGAGCTGCTCGACGCGTACAAGCGCGAGGGTCTGGATGCGTCCACGTACTACTGGTACACGGACCAGCGCCGCTACGGCGGTGCCCCGCACGGCGGCTTTGGCCTCGGTGTTGAGCGTCTGCTGGTGTGGATGCTGAACCTCGATAGCGTGAAGGACGCATGCCTGTACCCCCGTTACATGGGCCGCTGCAAGCCGTAG
- a CDS encoding G-actin binding protein, putative, with amino-acid sequence MLHIDFCIAADVQAALEESGKPNTATVAVPIIIEKEVLKLLAPPVCSSDGGFEYDLNATRKLLDAKGATAAYIVVRTAPSTQYVVIYVSDATSAKNRMLYSTGLSRVVEATPHAQKRTVQISSVSELLPTLFEAESKKVREALMTESERHHAAIARMEVAPQPVVLPGVAVQITTEADDVLSQLAGGAVEVATFKIAAEQLQLDKTVAQLNGNLDQVKSILTDADPRFVLLRYPSPKTHLAEAVMVYVCPPTCSPKIKIQYASSAAAFREQALRHKIQLAHKVETDTPATLAEDVRSAFEPFPPAGARKTQDQSPSCPPTSWAPKGHRMLI; translated from the coding sequence ATGCTACATATCGACTTTTGCATCGCAGCGGATGTccaggcggcgctggaggaaTCGGGCAAGCCCAACACTGCCACGGTGGCCGTGCCCATCATCATTGAAAAGGAGGTGCTCAAGTTGCTGGCGCCGCCAGTGTGCTCCAGCGATGGCGGATTCGAGTATGACCTGAACGCGACGCGTAAGCTTCTGGATGCGAAGGGCGCAACCGCGGCTTACATTGTGGTGCGCACCGCGCCGAGTACGCAGTATGTCGTCATTTACGTGAGCGACGCCACAAGCGCGAAGAATCGTATGCTCTACTCCACTGGATTGTCGCGTgtggtggaggcgacgcCACATGCGCAGAAGCGTACAGTTCAGATCTCCTCCGTTAgcgagctgctgccgacgctgtTCGAGGCCGAGTCTAAGAAAGTGAGGGAGGCCTTGATGACCGAGAGTGAACGGCATCACGCCGCGATTGCGCGAATGGAGGTGGCACCGCAGCCGGTGGTGCTCCCCGGCGTGGCCGTCCAAATAACCACGGAAGCTGACGACGTGCTGTCGCAGCTtgcaggcggcgcggtgGAGGTGGCCACGTTCAAGATCGCAGCAGAACAGCTTCAGCTGGACAAGActgtggcgcagctgaaTGGTAACCTCGATCAGGTGAAGTCCATACTGACGGACGCCGACCCCCGcttcgtgctgctgcgctaccCTTCGCCTAAGACACATCTCGCGGAAGCTGTCATGGTGTACGTGTGCCCGCCTACCTGCAGCCCCAAAATCAAGATTCAGTACGCAtcctcggccgccgccttccgTGAGCAGGCCTTGCGCCACAAGATCCAGCTTGCGCACAAGGTGGAGACGGACACCCCGGCGACGCTTGCGGAGgacgtgcgcagcgccttcgaGCCGTTCCCGCCCGCTGGCGCACGCAAGACTCAGGATCAATCGCCGTCATGTCCCCCGACCTCGTGGGCACCGAAGGGCCACCGCATGCTCATTTGA
- a CDS encoding clathrin coat assembly protein AP17, putative yields MIHFILLQNRMGKTRLAKFYIPVDDAGQAQIKRQVHVIVNTRDTRATNFVSYESIKLVYRRYAGLFFILGIDQEDNDLMYVELIHLLVEVLDMFFKDVCELDLIFNFHKVFMIIDEMIMGGEIQEVSRPVILNRLQELEISSK; encoded by the coding sequence ATGATCCACTTTATCCTCTTGCAGAACCGCATGGGCAAGACCCGACTGGCCAAGTTTTACATCCCGGTCGACGATGCCGGCCAGGCGCAGATCAAGCGTCAGGTCCACGTTATTGTGAACACGCGCGATACGCGCGCGACAAACTTTGTGTCTTACGAGAGCATCAAGCTCGTCTACCGCCGCTACGCCGGACTCTTCTTCATCCTCGGCATCGACCAGGAGGACAACGACTTGATGTACGTGGAGCTGATCCACCTACTTGTCGAGGTGCTGGATATGTTCTTCAAGGATGTGTGCGAGCTGGACTTGATCTTCAACTTCCACAAGGTCTTCATGATCATCGACGAAATGATTATGGGTGGCGAGATCCAGGAGGTCTCGCGGCCGGTCATTTTGAACCGGCTACAGGAGCTCGAGATCTCAAGTAAGTAG